A DNA window from Chryseobacterium sp. MEBOG06 contains the following coding sequences:
- a CDS encoding TlpA family protein disulfide reductase yields MRKILSLSLLLTLSFCYSQEIPNVSISNLDGEKINVSKMDSSEPVVMSFWATWCLPCMEELSTINDKYDAWQKEANFKMYAVSTDDARTTSKVKTVIKSKGWPYRILLDPNQTLKRALNINSIPYMILIHKGKIVYSHVGYSAGDEDELIAKIKECNSNN; encoded by the coding sequence ATGAGGAAAATATTATCTCTTTCATTACTCCTGACTCTTAGCTTTTGCTATTCTCAAGAAATCCCAAATGTTTCCATCAGCAATCTGGATGGCGAAAAAATAAATGTTTCAAAAATGGATTCCTCAGAACCTGTAGTAATGAGCTTCTGGGCAACATGGTGCCTGCCCTGTATGGAAGAACTCAGCACGATTAATGATAAATATGATGCCTGGCAAAAGGAAGCAAACTTTAAGATGTATGCAGTATCTACAGATGATGCGCGCACCACTTCAAAGGTAAAAACCGTCATAAAAAGTAAAGGATGGCCTTACCGCATATTACTAGATCCCAATCAAACATTAAAAAGAGCTTTAAATATCAACAGTATCCCCTATATGATACTAATTCATAAAGGAAAAATAGTCTATTCCCATGTTGGATATTCTGCCGGAGATGAGGATGAACTGATTGCAAAAATCAAAGAATGTAATAGTAATAATTAA